In Fluviicola taffensis DSM 16823, the following are encoded in one genomic region:
- a CDS encoding LamG-like jellyroll fold domain-containing protein, whose translation MKSIVHRRKPLLYSLLSTSSLEKKKNQSVKRLVLYLFLISGFVFNSNKSYASPYPIGNTISWDQCRYAITWDWSIFRDFTGTTIDDDKLESATLRYKAQDNTWKTLIAIHAAGGTPTMVTAGGTSFGVTAIAPGFSASGTSAWPNTHDIQANYSPTGDATFQCFKLPSDILITNGSIQLRQRIEWNNRYDLIPDNLDTLSYASTLAIQTISAPQGLVASQNNCSAINLTWSMPFQNWQLNTTCPNYGAYYTHIYRNGTLIASDLNVTAYTDSHPSLVPGTDYTYTARTFWKPYQNNSAGVGILSSVSSSATGKLKDNPNQVPNFTATDNLCTGKIRLDWGWYEQNPQDFLIFRDGTPIATVNGAIRTTENTVTRGVTHSYTIQARNNCNRVSSDAVDAGLSPADPALATDVTTSYNSATQSVTVTWDDNANNETAYQIIRQDDLGSTIYFDVNPDSTSFVDDGISTCRQYTYKLKVKSDCVPSGLISTSQSTILIPPPNISTTFDATHKLTGSKGYFTNRVELSWSVNNVQNLDLVKIYRKILGTTDSVLITATNPSTGLFIDQTSDARVYYEYTIVAEKNCNDSVLTSNLSTDIGFRNPMGTLSGHVEYTGGIAVADAQIVAEASSGDAGNALDFTGGSATCVDQPPLEAGTGLRIDFWINPSNTTAGNVLSKSGAYSITQNGSGYQVGITTSNGSYSVTIPNASVNSGNWNGISLQYDGSTLAAYINGAIVTSTSATGTIIDNTNSLIIAGGAHHFKFDEFRMMNIAVDSATTVKDYSRYMNGNEVGFKLYLHCDEGVGTATYDVSKVGNVYNANHAQLAGSYAWTTNRPSSAQLGYVAYTNPLGNYVISGIRYNGFGDNYTIVPSKGVHSFAPNSRSVYIGDLSQVFNNQDFEDISSFQVTGTVKYGIPFGDTLSCFVPAVNLLIDGSPVIKNGVPVKTDASGSFDIRVPIGEHTVGVEKFQHVFTDSVTPTLDFQQPMTGLLFIDTTTRLVVGRVVGGKIEADKAPGMGRSNNNIGQAKLRFATPIVGAPCYNPEILTDINTGEYRIKLPPMQFKVDTVFVLNSGVIPTINPGNLTNGTTTINLTNFSQPIKEIDTLYDAATGGLLSIDSIEYTRELNFIYRTAPIVALTDTLGMRFDGEESLDVNGIAIQITPPTGANLWSEFNWPVFKQGAKYSCDITAIEEYTNFDNTIKDTVKLSGTILINNELVNGSDPNGNIPFSNGKARYSFVAGDPNNSTGAIPSFDYTKVMQVQVVPTGAAAVRWEPNSTSYPLNPDYRGYILGTKITGTGIATLGPEKVDYILRDPAGSESSATWTSGHATTNTSSFSLSEASSEATSLSVNVGFEQSVGIGVQVPINITVEAGLGISVDASSSQGGFFAETITSSNSVSTRDDADHVGADADIFIGRSRNWLVGPTNNIELVETAACATGVICFGTPVAGYSLSKKLGYAIQPSTVKTRFSYTQSEIENIVIPTLEDMRTVKLNGPNYTSNLPASDPGFGANNDDPIFGASATTNTPFIFESADVSGPSYTFTGAVSDNDSVRIINQQIALWKQALARNEREKWEAINNTVANSLIDNFTLGSAIVTNSYEVATESEYTEEWELAISNAISTLIGAEAGGVGASVERSLALTEVRGGSNSVTQSNSTAFEYTLTDGDDGDNFSIDVYKSSTGNIFVTRGGRSMCPYEGAVQPHYFDPANPNAPITSHSYVDNPTATIQLATTQREIPDISITPSTQYNIPSSQSAVYQLILTNQSTLTVNNDIDMRVRVASQSNPHGAIVKIDGLDPNTYYTIPAGAAVVKTLTVERGPVYTDYDSLMIIFSSACSEDIADTSYISVHFIPTCTELALINPNNNWIINNNNQNFLNVGISGYNYNYGAATIIDTVPNPDDTLNLGLNKIGFEMKPSNSSIWLPIEQFLKYPGPNDSIIPGNSVSTIYPWDVSQIPDGNYELRAQSYCLNFDGSYSTVSSPVFAGIMDRVYPHPFGTPSPGDGILDPNDDIAIQFNEPLELGSINWDNFQVRGVLNGSTLRHSEFINFDGTDDYVEVPGGVGLQTKSFTVEFWARQTGTGTEQVVVSQGIDPNESVSIGFDASGKMKFLMNGVSKLSNNTLSGLNQWNHYAAVYNYELNEVYLYQNAILLNNGNASFSVNFHGTDKLYFGKQMPQNSNHFQGHLHEARIWNKARTSGELTQNMNLVLNGSSAGLVHNWQMDEAQGIIAKDKIRERNAVLYGANWQVDPNGFSGEFNGTTSYVAVNATTIPVTRQMDATLEFWFNSSQASASTLFSSGKGDGLSGDSLTGWEVNKDLAGKIHVLHHGLDFLATDSNYFDGSWHHFALVLNKNANLTAFVDGMQQNSVQSIGFGALAGSYYTLGARGYMQSGGTYVQDNHFQGRIDEFRLWNASRKTEQVKRDLSHRMQGDEYALLAHIPFEAYTSVMGVPTLTASVSNTVTTYPTATASAFGGATTSNQTPVIKLPRPVENVNFTWSLNNDKIIITPTTSQELLEHQTIDITVKNVYDLQANQMQSPKTWIAYLNKNQVYWADDVLDFEIEVDSNLQFTSTILNTGGAMKEFELSDLPGWLTADITSGTIAPNSSMIVHFTLQDGLNVGQYYADIALTTDFNYNEILRVGLNVKGNAPDWTVDPSDFQYSMSVIGEIKLDGVLNGNTETLIAGFMHDSIVALGNLEYVASYDRYEVFLNLYSNQQIGDSVSFKIYDANTGNLYPIVTPSIFFNEGDVLGTISTPVTFEASLVLEKEIPLLAGWTWISLPLNSNKQGSSNELFEDLMFTEGDISMSQSSYDQFDPTTQWIGNLTQNGGYRNVASYRVKKQLADTLILLGSRVHPDSSYAAINVVPGWNWIGFMSTKNLSLQEALGNYTPQDGDLIKSQYEFAIYDGLSGTWNGTLNTMRPGLGYALKTTAASSFHYPITAYLRSGEVDGPTPFYELNVGKYQKTMNMIATTNMCIEQLTAPDMVLGAFDQTGEMRGYAFPQLALNGEDYIFFMTLYGNEENESLSLKFFNNTDGSKLASETSIQLMENALSGSLNEPYQVVLADDKVCSGFDSSLGLTPTLENQFTISPNPFSHSFAVELPEEFSGKVELIDLVGRTVYSEQLTAVSHYEWQSKPNTAIVNGTYYVRFTSTDGVIYQKKGIKYSSNK comes from the coding sequence ATGAAAAGTATTGTTCACCGACGAAAGCCTCTTTTGTACTCGCTGCTTTCAACAAGTTCTCTGGAAAAGAAAAAAAATCAATCTGTAAAAAGACTTGTTTTGTATCTTTTTCTAATCTCGGGCTTTGTTTTCAATTCCAATAAATCCTATGCGAGTCCTTATCCTATAGGCAATACGATCAGTTGGGATCAATGTAGATATGCCATTACATGGGATTGGAGTATATTCAGAGACTTCACTGGTACTACCATTGATGACGATAAATTGGAATCGGCAACATTGAGATATAAAGCTCAGGACAATACCTGGAAGACACTGATAGCTATTCATGCTGCAGGCGGAACGCCAACAATGGTTACTGCTGGTGGAACAAGCTTTGGTGTAACCGCTATTGCCCCCGGATTTTCTGCTTCCGGGACCAGTGCCTGGCCAAACACACACGATATCCAAGCTAATTACTCTCCAACCGGTGATGCCACTTTTCAGTGTTTTAAACTTCCTTCAGATATCCTGATAACCAATGGATCAATTCAGTTACGACAACGCATTGAGTGGAACAATCGTTATGATCTTATTCCTGACAACCTGGATACCTTATCTTACGCAAGTACTTTGGCTATCCAAACAATTAGTGCTCCGCAAGGGTTGGTTGCCTCCCAAAATAATTGTAGTGCGATCAATCTGACCTGGAGCATGCCTTTTCAGAATTGGCAGTTGAATACTACCTGCCCGAATTACGGAGCATACTATACCCATATCTATCGCAATGGAACACTAATAGCGTCGGATCTGAACGTTACAGCATATACTGATTCTCATCCATCTTTAGTTCCCGGAACAGATTATACCTACACAGCCCGAACTTTTTGGAAACCCTATCAAAACAATTCTGCCGGAGTTGGTATTCTAAGTTCGGTTTCTTCCTCAGCAACGGGTAAGCTAAAAGATAATCCGAATCAAGTACCTAATTTTACTGCAACGGATAACCTTTGTACAGGAAAAATCCGACTTGATTGGGGATGGTATGAACAAAATCCACAGGACTTTCTCATTTTCCGAGATGGGACTCCAATAGCCACGGTAAATGGAGCTATCCGAACAACCGAAAATACGGTCACAAGAGGCGTAACACATTCGTATACTATTCAGGCAAGAAATAATTGTAACCGGGTTTCATCTGACGCTGTCGATGCCGGTCTATCTCCTGCTGATCCTGCGTTAGCAACCGATGTGACCACCAGTTATAACTCCGCAACACAATCAGTAACCGTAACCTGGGATGATAACGCGAACAATGAAACTGCTTATCAAATCATTCGACAAGATGACCTTGGAAGTACCATTTATTTTGATGTCAATCCGGATTCCACTTCTTTTGTAGATGACGGTATTTCTACCTGTCGTCAATATACGTATAAACTAAAAGTGAAATCAGATTGTGTACCTAGTGGGTTGATTTCGACCTCTCAAAGCACCATACTCATTCCTCCACCTAACATTTCAACAACTTTTGATGCAACACACAAACTAACGGGTTCTAAAGGTTACTTCACCAACCGGGTAGAATTATCCTGGTCTGTAAACAACGTTCAAAACCTGGATTTGGTAAAAATCTATCGGAAAATCCTGGGAACAACCGATTCAGTATTGATTACTGCAACAAATCCTTCTACGGGCTTATTCATCGATCAAACGTCAGATGCACGGGTTTATTACGAATACACGATTGTGGCAGAGAAAAATTGCAATGATTCTGTACTAACATCCAATCTTTCAACCGATATCGGATTCAGAAACCCGATGGGTACGCTTTCAGGTCATGTGGAATACACCGGAGGAATTGCCGTTGCTGATGCACAAATTGTTGCTGAAGCTTCTTCGGGGGATGCCGGAAATGCATTAGATTTTACAGGAGGTTCTGCAACTTGCGTGGATCAACCACCATTAGAGGCAGGAACCGGTTTACGCATCGATTTTTGGATCAATCCATCCAATACGACAGCCGGAAACGTTTTATCGAAGTCGGGAGCATATTCGATCACTCAAAACGGATCGGGATACCAAGTCGGAATTACTACCAGTAACGGATCTTACTCTGTAACGATTCCAAATGCTTCTGTAAATTCAGGAAATTGGAACGGAATCTCCCTTCAATATGATGGAAGCACATTGGCTGCATATATCAACGGGGCAATTGTCACCAGCACATCGGCAACCGGTACAATCATTGATAATACGAATTCATTAATCATCGCTGGCGGCGCACATCATTTCAAATTTGATGAATTCCGCATGATGAATATTGCTGTTGATTCAGCTACAACGGTAAAAGATTATAGCCGTTATATGAACGGTAACGAGGTTGGTTTCAAGCTCTACTTACATTGCGATGAAGGCGTTGGTACTGCTACTTATGACGTTTCTAAAGTTGGTAATGTTTACAATGCCAATCATGCTCAACTTGCCGGAAGTTATGCCTGGACAACCAATCGTCCTTCGAGCGCTCAATTAGGTTATGTAGCATACACCAATCCGCTCGGAAACTATGTAATCTCAGGAATCCGTTACAATGGCTTTGGAGATAATTACACCATTGTACCAAGTAAAGGAGTTCACAGTTTTGCTCCGAACAGCCGTTCTGTTTACATCGGAGATTTATCCCAGGTATTCAATAACCAGGATTTTGAAGATATCTCTTCTTTTCAGGTTACCGGAACTGTCAAATACGGAATTCCATTTGGAGACACCCTTTCTTGTTTTGTACCTGCTGTGAATTTATTAATTGATGGTTCACCTGTCATCAAAAACGGTGTTCCTGTAAAAACTGATGCAAGTGGATCTTTTGATATACGCGTTCCAATCGGTGAACATACCGTTGGAGTAGAAAAATTCCAACACGTCTTTACGGATTCAGTCACTCCTACTCTTGATTTCCAACAACCAATGACTGGTTTGTTATTCATCGACACCACCACTCGCTTAGTTGTGGGCCGTGTTGTAGGAGGAAAAATAGAAGCTGATAAAGCTCCGGGAATGGGAAGATCGAACAACAACATCGGACAAGCTAAGCTGAGATTCGCGACTCCGATTGTGGGAGCTCCGTGCTACAACCCTGAAATACTAACCGATATAAACACGGGTGAATATCGGATTAAACTGCCTCCGATGCAGTTTAAAGTAGATACCGTTTTTGTCCTTAATTCCGGAGTCATTCCTACCATCAATCCAGGTAATCTGACGAATGGGACTACCACCATTAATTTAACCAATTTCAGTCAGCCGATTAAAGAAATCGATACCCTTTACGATGCCGCTACCGGAGGTCTTTTAAGCATTGATTCCATTGAATACACCCGGGAATTGAATTTCATCTACCGCACAGCTCCGATTGTTGCATTAACCGATACCCTTGGAATGCGCTTTGACGGAGAAGAGTCATTAGATGTGAATGGGATCGCCATTCAAATTACTCCACCGACAGGTGCGAACTTATGGTCTGAGTTCAACTGGCCGGTGTTCAAACAAGGTGCGAAGTACTCTTGTGATATTACTGCTATTGAGGAGTATACCAACTTTGATAACACTATCAAGGATACGGTTAAACTATCAGGAACCATATTGATCAATAACGAATTGGTAAATGGAAGTGATCCGAACGGCAATATTCCTTTTTCAAATGGAAAAGCACGTTACTCGTTCGTTGCCGGGGATCCCAACAATAGTACAGGTGCTATTCCTAGTTTTGATTACACGAAAGTGATGCAGGTTCAGGTTGTTCCGACAGGAGCAGCGGCTGTGCGTTGGGAGCCCAATAGTACCTCCTATCCTTTAAATCCGGATTATCGGGGATATATTTTGGGAACAAAAATTACAGGAACAGGAATTGCAACTCTCGGACCTGAAAAAGTAGATTATATTCTTCGTGACCCCGCAGGTTCTGAATCTTCTGCAACCTGGACAAGTGGCCATGCAACTACCAATACCAGTTCATTTTCCTTATCTGAAGCTTCCAGTGAAGCAACCAGTTTAAGTGTCAACGTTGGATTTGAACAGTCGGTAGGAATCGGTGTTCAGGTTCCTATAAATATTACAGTTGAAGCCGGATTAGGTATCTCTGTAGATGCTTCCAGTAGTCAAGGTGGATTCTTTGCCGAAACCATTACCTCTTCGAACTCGGTTTCTACCCGAGACGATGCAGACCATGTTGGAGCTGATGCAGATATCTTCATTGGGCGATCCAGAAACTGGCTGGTGGGACCGACTAATAATATTGAGTTAGTTGAAACAGCAGCTTGTGCAACCGGGGTCATTTGTTTTGGAACTCCTGTGGCAGGCTACAGCTTATCCAAAAAATTGGGGTATGCGATTCAGCCTTCAACCGTAAAAACCCGTTTTTCTTACACGCAGTCTGAAATTGAAAACATCGTGATTCCAACATTGGAAGACATGCGAACAGTCAAACTGAACGGACCAAACTATACGAGTAACCTGCCTGCATCGGATCCAGGATTCGGGGCAAATAATGACGATCCTATTTTCGGTGCATCTGCAACTACAAACACTCCATTTATATTCGAGAGCGCAGATGTATCCGGACCTTCCTATACATTCACCGGAGCTGTATCCGATAACGATTCCGTACGGATCATTAATCAACAGATTGCTCTGTGGAAACAAGCTTTGGCACGAAATGAACGCGAAAAATGGGAAGCTATCAACAATACGGTTGCCAATTCACTCATTGACAACTTTACATTAGGTTCTGCTATTGTAACGAACAGTTACGAAGTAGCAACAGAATCTGAATATACGGAAGAATGGGAATTGGCTATTTCAAATGCAATCAGCACTTTGATTGGAGCGGAAGCAGGAGGAGTTGGTGCTTCTGTGGAACGATCACTGGCATTAACTGAAGTGAGAGGAGGTTCTAACAGCGTCACACAAAGCAACTCAACCGCATTTGAATACACCTTAACAGATGGAGATGACGGAGATAATTTCAGTATTGATGTCTATAAATCTTCTACCGGTAATATTTTCGTAACCCGTGGTGGAAGATCCATGTGTCCGTATGAAGGTGCTGTACAACCGCATTATTTTGATCCGGCTAATCCAAATGCCCCGATTACTTCTCATAGCTATGTCGATAATCCAACGGCAACCATTCAGTTAGCGACGACTCAGCGGGAAATACCGGATATTTCCATCACACCTTCTACACAATACAACATTCCTTCCAGTCAATCGGCAGTTTACCAATTGATTTTAACGAATCAAAGTACGTTAACAGTTAACAACGATATCGACATGCGTGTGCGTGTAGCAAGTCAGAGCAACCCTCATGGTGCTATTGTGAAAATCGACGGATTGGATCCGAATACGTATTACACCATTCCTGCCGGGGCAGCTGTTGTGAAAACATTGACTGTAGAAAGAGGTCCGGTATATACAGATTACGATAGTTTAATGATCATCTTCTCTTCTGCTTGTTCGGAGGATATTGCTGATACATCTTATATATCCGTTCACTTTATTCCTACTTGTACTGAGTTAGCGTTGATTAATCCGAACAACAACTGGATCATCAATAACAACAATCAAAACTTTTTAAACGTAGGTATTTCGGGATATAACTACAATTACGGGGCAGCAACAATTATTGATACAGTTCCAAATCCGGATGATACCTTAAACTTAGGATTGAATAAGATCGGTTTTGAAATGAAACCTTCCAATTCCAGTATTTGGCTGCCGATTGAGCAGTTCTTAAAGTATCCGGGACCAAACGACTCCATTATTCCAGGTAATTCGGTTTCTACGATTTACCCTTGGGATGTTTCTCAAATTCCGGATGGAAACTACGAATTACGTGCTCAATCCTATTGCTTAAATTTTGATGGTTCTTACTCTACGGTCAGTTCTCCGGTTTTTGCCGGAATCATGGATCGTGTTTACCCACATCCGTTCGGTACACCAAGTCCTGGAGATGGGATTTTGGATCCGAATGACGACATTGCTATTCAGTTCAACGAACCACTAGAGTTGGGCTCCATCAACTGGGATAATTTCCAGGTTCGTGGTGTATTAAATGGAAGTACATTACGCCATTCCGAATTCATCAATTTTGACGGAACAGATGATTACGTGGAAGTTCCCGGTGGAGTTGGTTTACAAACCAAAAGTTTCACCGTTGAATTCTGGGCTCGTCAAACGGGAACAGGAACTGAACAAGTAGTTGTTTCTCAGGGAATCGATCCGAATGAATCTGTCAGCATCGGTTTTGATGCTTCTGGAAAAATGAAATTCTTAATGAATGGCGTTTCGAAACTTTCCAATAATACCCTTTCGGGATTGAACCAATGGAATCATTATGCGGCTGTTTACAACTATGAACTAAATGAAGTTTATTTGTATCAAAACGCCATCTTACTCAATAACGGAAATGCTAGTTTCTCAGTGAACTTTCATGGAACTGACAAACTGTATTTTGGAAAACAGATGCCTCAAAACAGCAATCACTTCCAGGGACATTTGCATGAAGCAAGAATTTGGAATAAAGCGCGTACATCCGGTGAATTGACTCAAAATATGAACTTGGTATTAAACGGAAGTTCAGCAGGATTGGTTCACAACTGGCAAATGGATGAAGCTCAGGGAATTATTGCGAAAGATAAAATCAGAGAACGTAATGCAGTGCTATATGGCGCAAACTGGCAAGTAGATCCAAACGGATTCTCCGGTGAGTTTAACGGTACAACAAGTTATGTTGCGGTGAATGCAACAACGATTCCGGTTACAAGACAAATGGATGCAACCCTTGAATTCTGGTTTAACTCTTCTCAAGCAAGCGCTTCTACCCTATTCTCTTCCGGAAAAGGAGATGGCTTGAGTGGAGACTCATTGACCGGTTGGGAAGTTAACAAAGACCTGGCAGGAAAAATCCACGTACTACACCATGGTTTGGACTTCTTAGCAACTGATTCCAATTATTTCGATGGAAGCTGGCATCACTTTGCTTTGGTTTTGAACAAAAATGCAAACCTGACCGCATTTGTTGATGGAATGCAACAAAATTCCGTTCAATCGATTGGTTTCGGAGCACTGGCAGGTTCTTATTATACGTTAGGAGCAAGAGGTTATATGCAAAGTGGCGGAACGTATGTTCAGGATAATCACTTCCAGGGCCGAATCGATGAATTCCGTTTGTGGAATGCATCCCGTAAAACAGAACAAGTGAAACGAGATTTAAGTCACCGAATGCAGGGAGACGAATATGCCTTGTTAGCACATATTCCGTTTGAAGCCTATACTTCAGTAATGGGTGTTCCAACTTTAACAGCTTCTGTTTCCAATACGGTAACTACCTACCCGACGGCTACGGCTTCTGCTTTCGGTGGAGCAACCACTTCCAACCAAACTCCAGTAATAAAACTACCAAGACCGGTAGAGAACGTGAACTTCACCTGGTCATTGAACAATGATAAGATCATCATTACTCCAACTACATCGCAAGAGTTATTGGAACATCAGACGATCGATATCACGGTGAAAAATGTATACGATTTGCAGGCCAACCAAATGCAATCACCGAAAACATGGATTGCATACCTTAACAAAAATCAGGTTTACTGGGCAGACGATGTGTTGGATTTTGAAATCGAAGTGGATTCCAATCTTCAATTCACAAGTACTATTTTAAATACCGGTGGGGCGATGAAAGAATTCGAATTGTCTGATCTGCCAGGTTGGTTGACCGCTGATATTACTTCCGGAACCATTGCTCCAAACAGTTCCATGATCGTGCACTTCACGCTTCAGGACGGACTGAATGTGGGACAATATTACGCTGATATTGCATTGACTACTGATTTCAATTACAACGAAATATTACGAGTTGGTTTAAATGTGAAAGGAAATGCTCCGGATTGGACAGTGGATCCTTCAGATTTCCAATACTCGATGTCTGTGATCGGTGAAATTAAATTAGATGGTGTCCTGAATGGCAACACAGAAACCCTGATTGCGGGATTCATGCATGATTCCATTGTAGCATTAGGAAACCTGGAATATGTAGCAAGTTATGATCGCTACGAAGTATTCCTGAATCTGTATAGCAACCAACAAATCGGAGATTCCGTTTCGTTCAAAATTTACGATGCCAATACCGGAAACCTGTATCCGATCGTTACTCCTTCAATCTTTTTCAATGAAGGTGATGTATTAGGAACAATCTCAACACCGGTAACCTTTGAAGCTTCATTGGTATTGGAAAAAGAAATTCCATTACTTGCAGGTTGGACTTGGATTTCCTTACCTCTTAACTCAAACAAGCAAGGAAGTAGTAATGAATTGTTTGAAGATTTGATGTTCACCGAAGGAGATATTTCTATGAGCCAATCGTCTTACGATCAATTTGACCCTACTACACAGTGGATTGGTAACTTAACACAAAACGGAGGATACCGAAATGTGGCTTCTTATCGTGTAAAAAAACAACTGGCTGACACGCTAATTTTGTTAGGGTCACGAGTTCATCCTGATTCGTCTTATGCCGCAATAAATGTAGTACCGGGATGGAACTGGATCGGATTCATGTCAACCAAAAATCTTTCGTTACAAGAAGCTCTGGGGAATTATACGCCACAAGATGGAGATCTGATCAAATCACAATATGAATTCGCGATCTACGATGGGTTGAGTGGAACCTGGAACGGTACTTTGAATACCATGCGACCAGGTTTAGGCTACGCCCTAAAAACAACTGCAGCAAGTTCATTCCATTATCCAATAACGGCTTACTTAAGATCGGGAGAAGTAGATGGACCAACTCCATTCTATGAATTAAATGTTGGGAAATACCAAAAAACAATGAACATGATTGCAACTACCAACATGTGTATCGAGCAGTTAACTGCTCCGGATATGGTACTCGGTGCGTTTGATCAAACCGGTGAAATGAGAGGATATGCATTCCCGCAACTCGCACTAAACGGTGAAGATTACATCTTCTTTATGACTTTGTACGGAAACGAAGAAAACGAGTCTTTGTCTTTGAAATTTTTCAACAACACTGACGGTTCTAAACTAGCATCTGAAACCAGTATCCAACTGATGGAGAATGCACTAAGCGGAAGTTTAAATGAACCATACCAAGTTGTATTGGCTGACGATAAGGTTTGTAGTGGATTTGATTCTTCTCTGGGCTTAACACCTACTCTTGAAAATCAATTCACGATCAGTCCGAATCCGTTTAGTCATTCCTTTGCAGTTGAATTACCCGAAGAATTTTCCGGGAAAGTGGAACTCATCGATTTAGTAGGAAGAACTGTTTACAGCGAACAGTTGACCGCAGTTTCTCACTACGAGTGGCAAAGCAAACCCAATACAGCAATCGTAAACGGAACCTACTATGTAAGATTTACTTCCACAGACGGAGTAATCTACCAGAAAAAAGGAATTAAATATTCATCCAATAAATAA
- a CDS encoding gliding motility-associated C-terminal domain-containing protein encodes MQLKILILLFVSLCCALLGHSQLPAGWSVDTTAYQYRMTVTGIISNNCQLENNTNNAIAAFVNGECRGIVRTNVNAGAGKMLGFLTVYSNNSIGEQVDFQFFIQTSNSEIAAIDSIPFVSASVKGTIAQPFLITNNHAPQNLGISNHIVFEDAPIGSSVGTLTVTEPEGQTVSYVLSGSGADNHFFSINSNQLIVDSVFNVTLQDSFTVVIEVTDAAGCSYLDSLLIQIQNTPNAPSDIYLDSMSLYENNDFNYLVGHFSTLDYDNPNDSFTYDLVNGTNNSDNGQFTIIGNELYLNSKAIYDIKPVYHIRLRSTDSQGLSFEKAFDIQVLQIEELDLPLPAASYISNNADGKNDYFTIQNVEIYTSFEMNIYDQFGQNVFHKDSNYSNEFDGKKNDQVLPEGTYYYHFSSGEKIFKGYITIVN; translated from the coding sequence ATGCAATTGAAGATCTTAATCTTATTGTTCGTAAGCCTATGCTGTGCCCTTCTGGGGCATAGCCAGCTTCCGGCAGGCTGGAGTGTTGATACAACGGCTTACCAATACCGCATGACAGTAACCGGAATCATTTCCAATAATTGTCAGTTGGAGAACAATACCAATAATGCCATTGCTGCTTTTGTAAATGGAGAATGCAGAGGTATTGTCCGAACAAATGTCAACGCCGGAGCAGGAAAAATGCTTGGTTTTTTGACAGTTTATAGTAATAACTCCATTGGCGAACAAGTAGACTTTCAGTTTTTCATTCAAACCAGCAATTCAGAAATAGCAGCTATTGACAGCATCCCTTTTGTTTCTGCAAGCGTGAAAGGAACAATCGCTCAACCATTTTTGATCACCAACAATCATGCTCCTCAAAATTTGGGAATCAGCAACCACATAGTCTTTGAAGATGCCCCAATTGGTTCTTCGGTTGGTACATTAACTGTTACCGAACCAGAAGGGCAAACTGTCAGTTATGTACTTTCGGGAAGTGGAGCCGATAATCATTTTTTCAGCATTAATTCGAATCAATTGATTGTTGACTCCGTTTTCAATGTCACCCTGCAAGATTCATTTACGGTTGTTATTGAAGTAACAGACGCAGCAGGTTGTTCGTATTTGGATTCCTTGTTGATTCAAATTCAAAACACACCGAATGCCCCAAGCGATATCTATCTGGATTCCATGAGTCTTTATGAGAACAATGATTTCAATTATTTGGTTGGTCATTTCTCTACACTTGATTACGACAATCCGAACGATTCTTTTACCTACGATTTGGTTAACGGAACCAACAATTCGGATAATGGCCAATTCACCATTATTGGAAATGAATTGTACCTCAATTCCAAAGCTATTTATGATATTAAACCGGTCTATCACATTCGGTTACGCTCTACAGACTCCCAGGGACTCAGTTTTGAAAAAGCATTTGATATCCAGGTACTCCAAATTGAAGAATTGGATCTTCCTCTCCCCGCTGCTAGTTATATCTCAAACAATGCAGATGGAAAAAATGATTATTTCACCATTCAAAATGTGGAAATCTATACCAGCTTCGAGATGAACATCTATGACCAGTTCGGACAAAATGTATTTCACAAGGACTCGAATTACTCCAATGAGTTTGATGGCAAAAAGAATGATCAGGTTCTGCCGGAAGGCACCTATTACTATCATTTCAGCAGTGGAGAAAAAATATTCAAAGGATATATTACAATCGTCAATTAA